The sequence below is a genomic window from Flavobacterium sediminilitoris.
TTAGCTTGATGAATGAGTATTTTTTTGACATCTTCAATATCAATTCCGCTTTTATCTAAACATTCTTTCATTGCTTTTGGAACATTTAATAAAGCAAACTCATAAATTTTTCGTCCATGCATTTTTATATAACGAACGTTTGGATCGTGAGTTTCATTAAATGAATTTCCAAAAAACAAATAGAAAGCTTCGTCATAAGCGAATGTAGCTGTTTCATGAGCTAAAATTCCACCTTCATCATTTGTAGCTTCAATTATAGTGGCTCCTGCTCCATCAGAATAAATCATAGAGTCTCTATCGTGAATATCTACTACTCGTGATAGCGTTTCTGCTCCTATAACCAAGCATTTTTTTGCCATTCCTGCTCTAATAAATGCTTGAGCCTGTATTACTCCTTCTATCCAACCTGGACACCCAAACAGCATATCATAAGCCACGCACTTAGGGTTCTTTATTTTAAGATTAAACTTTACACGTGTTGCTAAACTCGGTAAAATATCTGTTTGAATTGCTCCCTTTTTTACATTTCCAAAATTATGAGCAAAAATGATATAATCTAATGTTTCTGGGTCTATATTCGCTTTTTCAATTGCTTTTTTTGCTGCTATTGTAGCAATATCCGAAGTATTTAATTCGTCTGTAACATATCGTCTTTCTTTTATTCCTGTAATTTCAAGAAACTTTTCCGCAACAACATCATTTGGATGTGGAAAAGGTGTTCCATCATCATTCAAAAAAACGTGTTTTGCAAAATCTATATTAGATACAATTTGTGTTGGAATATAACTTCCAGAACCTGTTATTTTTATATTCATAGCATTGGGTTTCTAAAACGAATTTATTACTATTTTTTTAACTACTCTATAAACATCTCTTAATATTTAAAGTTATTGCGAAATAATCAAATTATTTCTCTTAAAATGGTTTTTTCTTTATTATTTCTTTATTTATTGAGAAAACTTTATTTGCAATACTGTTGCCATACTTAGAGCTTGTGTTTTCATTTGCTCAGCATATTTCCCTTCAAAATAAGCATCAATAGTAGAGTATAAATATTGTAACCAGATATCAAAATGTGTTTTAGTAAATGCTGCTTTTTCGTGTACATTTTTATGGATTTGAAACATATTATTTTTATATCCTCCTTTTAAAAATAAAGCTTGCTCCCAAAAGGTAGCTAAAATTTCAAAATGTTCTTCTAAATGTTTATCTGTATCTGTTATTTTGGTAAAGAAAAAATTAATTGCATCATCTGCTAGTAATTTATCATAAAATTTACGCATAATGAGTATCAAATCTTCTCTTGTTTCTATATCTTTCATTTCATTTATTTCTTAAAAATTAATTCTATTTTCTACATATTTAATTATAATAATAACACTATTATTTTATGTAGAATTCCTAGAAAAAAGCGGACAATTTTTTATAGTCTTTAAGCTAGCCTTTTTTAATTGTTGTTCATTCTTTTTGATACTCTAAAATAGTTAAATTATTTAATTATTTGTGCCTTCTTTTGGTATTGTAAGATGTTTCGATATATTGCTTCGCTAGTTCGCTATCGCTTGAATCAAAGATTGATAAATTAATCTTACTTTTAATGCTTTGAAAAAGCTTTCTACAACAGCATTACTAACCATTCCTTTTTCTTGACCTGTTTCTTATTATGGATTTGTATCTGTTTAATTCTGATACAAATTCTTCGCAAGCATGCTGTGTTCCTCTATCAGAGTAAAAGATTAATGATTTGTTTTTGATTGGTCTATTAATGAAAGTCATTTACAATAGCTGCTTTTACTTACTTTAAAAAACGAAACACATTTTCTCGACTGAAAATTCAGTTTTATAGGATTGGATAAATTTATATTTTACTTGTTGTTCTTGGAAATCGAAGATTCATGAATTCTAATCAATAAAATGAAAACTTATGAATAAAAGATGCCAACTGTTTTTTTAAATATGTTAGGTTCTATTTTTACATCTGCTAACTCTTTTGCAATTGTATTAATTTTTCTTCCTCTTTGCTTCTCCTTGATATTGTCTTATTGATCAATTTTCCTTGATTAAACGTCTTAATTAATTGTCCACCAAAGATAGTAACTCCAATTTATCTATTATTTAATAAAGTATACTTACAAGCTTCCTTCCTATAAACAGGAATAAATAGAAAAAGGCTTCAATTATAATCGAAGCCTTTTTATTACTTACTAGTTTCTAAAAACTAATTACTTTATTATATATATGCTTCAATGGGAGCACAACTACAAACTAAGTTTCTATCTCCATACGTATCATCTACACGACGTACGCTTGGCCAAAATTTATTTTCAGCAACATATTCTAATGGGTAAGCCGCTTTTTCTCTTGAATATGGTAATTCCCATGTATTAGCTGTTAACATGGCTAATGTATGAGGTGCGTTTTTCAATTCATTATTTGGTTCTTCTGCTGTAGCAGCTTCAATTTCTTTACGAATAGAAATCATTGCATCACAAAAACGATCTAATTCTGCGATATCTTCACTCTCTGTTGGTTCAATCATTAATGTTCCTGCCACTGGAAAAGAAACAGTAGGAGCATGAAATCCATAATCCATTAATCGTTTTGCAATATCTGTTACTTCAATTCCTTTTACTTTAAATCCGCGACAATCTAAAATCATCTCATGAGCAGCACGTCCCATTTCTCCTGAATATAATACAGGGTAATGCTCTTCTAAGCGTGCTTTCATATAATTTGCATTTAAAATAGCATGTTTTGTAGCATTTGTTAATCCTTCAGAACCTAGCATACTAATGTATCCATAAGAAATTAAACAAACTAATGCCGAACCATAAGGAGCTGCAGAAATCGCTGTAATAGCTTGCTCTCCTCCTACTTTAATAATTGGATTTGATGGTAAAAACGGTACTAATTTATCGTTTACACAAATAGGTCCTACACCTGGTCCACCGCCACCATGAGGAATAGCAAATGTTTTATGTAAGTTTAAGTGACAAACATCTGCACCAATTGTTGCTGGATTTGTTAGTCCTACTTGAGCATTCATATTTGCTCCATCCATATATACTAACCCACCATTATCGTGAATAATTTTTGTAACTTCTTTTATTGTACTTTCAAAAACACCGTGTGTTGATGGATAAGTAACCATTAGACAAGAAAGATCAGCTGCATGTTCTATTGCTTTTGCTCTTAAATCTTCAACGTCAATGTTTCCTTTTTCAGTTGTTTTTGTAACAATAATCTTCATTCCTGCCATAGCAGCAGAAGCAGGGTTTGTTCCGTGTGCAGAAGCTGGAATTAAACAAACGTTTCTGTGTGCATTTCCATTTGAAATATGATATGCTCTAATAGCCATTAGCCCTGCATATTCTCCTTGTGCTCCAGAATTAGGTTGTAGTGTTGTTCCTTGAAAACCTGTTATTACGTTTAATTGTTGTTCTAATTTTTTAAGTACAATTTGGTATCCTTCTGCTTGCTCAATAGGTGCAAACGGGTGAATACTGTTCCAGTTTGCCATAGACAATGGTAACATTTCAGCAGCAGCATTTAGCTTCATTGTACAAGAACCTAAAGAAATCATAGAGTGGTTTAACGATAAATCTTTACGTTCTAATTTTTTAATATAACGCATTAACTGACTTTCAGAATGATGGTTATTGAAAACCTCATGTTGCAAAAATTCTGACTTTCTTTCTAGCAAAGTCGGAAAATTATTTTCTGTTGTTAATGCTGTTACTTTAGTTATTTCTTTGCCAACAGCTTCTGCGAAAATGGCAATTACTTTATTAATATCTTGTAATGAAGTTGTCTCATTGAAAGATATTGATATTGTTTCATTATCAATATAATAGAAGTTTACTTCATTTTTCTCTGCAATTGTTCTTACTTTTTCAGCGTCTGCTTTTACAACAATTGTATCAAAGAAAGAAGTATTCGTTTGATATACTCCTATTTTGTTTAAAGCTTCAGCAGCAGTAACGGCCGAAGCGTGCACTTTTGAAGCAATATATTTCAATCCTTTTGGTCCGTGATAGACAGCATACATACCTGCCATAACAGCTAGTAATACTTGAGCTGTACAAATATTTGACGTTGCTTTCTCACGCTTAATATGTTGTTCACGTGTTTGTAATGCCATACGCAAAGCACGATTACCATTTGCATCTTGTGATACTCCGATAATTCTTCCTGGCATACTACGTTTGTATTCTTCTTTTGTAGCGAAGAAAGCAGCATGAGGGCCTCCATAACCCATTGGTATACCAAAACGTTGTGTTGTTCCTACTACTACAGCAGCTCCCATTTCTCCAGGAGGTGTTAATTTTACTAATGATAAAATATCGGCAGCAACTCCTACTTTAATATCGTTAGCATTTGCTTTTGCAATAAAATCAGTATAATCATTTACTTGTCCATATTTTCCTGGATATTGCAAAATAGCTCCAAAAAAGTCTGTTGAAAAGTCAAATGTTTCATGATTACCTATAACTAATTCAACCCCTATAGGAGTAGAACGTGTTTGTAATAATGATAGTGTTTGTGGTAATATTTCTTCTGAAACGAAGAATTTATTAACATTGTTTTTCTTTTGATCACGTGTACGCACATCAAACAATAAAGCCATTGCCTCTGCTGCTGCTGTACTTTCGTCCAACAGTGATGCGTTTGCAATTTCCATTCCTGTTAATTCAATAACTGTAGTTTGAAAATTTAAAATGGCTTCTAAACGTCCTTGTGCAATTTCTGCTTGATATGGTGTATAAGCAGTGTACCATCCTGGGTTTTCAAAAATATTTCTTTGAATAACAGCAGGTACAATTGTAGGGTGATATCCTAGTCCAATGTAAGAGGTAAATACTTTATTTTTCTTTCCTAATTCTTGAATAT
It includes:
- a CDS encoding 3-oxoacyl-ACP synthase III family protein, with translation MNIKITGSGSYIPTQIVSNIDFAKHVFLNDDGTPFPHPNDVVAEKFLEITGIKERRYVTDELNTSDIATIAAKKAIEKANIDPETLDYIIFAHNFGNVKKGAIQTDILPSLATRVKFNLKIKNPKCVAYDMLFGCPGWIEGVIQAQAFIRAGMAKKCLVIGAETLSRVVDIHDRDSMIYSDGAGATIIEATNDEGGILAHETATFAYDEAFYLFFGNSFNETHDPNVRYIKMHGRKIYEFALLNVPKAMKECLDKSGIDIEDVKKILIHQANEKMDEAIIQRFYKLYKKPVPEEIMPMSIHRLGNSSVATVPTLFDLLTKGEIENHQLNKGDVILFASVGAGMNINAIVYRM
- a CDS encoding group III truncated hemoglobin produces the protein MKDIETREDLILIMRKFYDKLLADDAINFFFTKITDTDKHLEEHFEILATFWEQALFLKGGYKNNMFQIHKNVHEKAAFTKTHFDIWLQYLYSTIDAYFEGKYAEQMKTQALSMATVLQIKFSQ
- the gcvP gene encoding aminomethyl-transferring glycine dehydrogenase gives rise to the protein MRTDAFALRHIGPRENDLEKMFSTVGVENMEQLIYETIPDDIRLQSNLDLDTAMTEYEYLNHIQELGKKNKVFTSYIGLGYHPTIVPAVIQRNIFENPGWYTAYTPYQAEIAQGRLEAILNFQTTVIELTGMEIANASLLDESTAAAEAMALLFDVRTRDQKKNNVNKFFVSEEILPQTLSLLQTRSTPIGVELVIGNHETFDFSTDFFGAILQYPGKYGQVNDYTDFIAKANANDIKVGVAADILSLVKLTPPGEMGAAVVVGTTQRFGIPMGYGGPHAAFFATKEEYKRSMPGRIIGVSQDANGNRALRMALQTREQHIKREKATSNICTAQVLLAVMAGMYAVYHGPKGLKYIASKVHASAVTAAEALNKIGVYQTNTSFFDTIVVKADAEKVRTIAEKNEVNFYYIDNETISISFNETTSLQDINKVIAIFAEAVGKEITKVTALTTENNFPTLLERKSEFLQHEVFNNHHSESQLMRYIKKLERKDLSLNHSMISLGSCTMKLNAAAEMLPLSMANWNSIHPFAPIEQAEGYQIVLKKLEQQLNVITGFQGTTLQPNSGAQGEYAGLMAIRAYHISNGNAHRNVCLIPASAHGTNPASAAMAGMKIIVTKTTEKGNIDVEDLRAKAIEHAADLSCLMVTYPSTHGVFESTIKEVTKIIHDNGGLVYMDGANMNAQVGLTNPATIGADVCHLNLHKTFAIPHGGGGPGVGPICVNDKLVPFLPSNPIIKVGGEQAITAISAAPYGSALVCLISYGYISMLGSEGLTNATKHAILNANYMKARLEEHYPVLYSGEMGRAAHEMILDCRGFKVKGIEVTDIAKRLMDYGFHAPTVSFPVAGTLMIEPTESEDIAELDRFCDAMISIRKEIEAATAEEPNNELKNAPHTLAMLTANTWELPYSREKAAYPLEYVAENKFWPSVRRVDDTYGDRNLVCSCAPIEAYI